One Spinacia oleracea cultivar Varoflay chromosome 4, BTI_SOV_V1, whole genome shotgun sequence DNA segment encodes these proteins:
- the LOC110782581 gene encoding probable WRKY transcription factor 65 isoform X2, translating into MEGSLSELYGNVKYDMDMDMEITSDNSGDNSPFSTTFSACASISSPKRRRAIQKKVVTFPLKEVQGSRFKGECTPPSDSWAWRKYGQKPIKGSPYPRGYYRCSSSKGCPARKQVEKSRADPNTLVVTYSYDHNHPWPISRNHHQNRHNNVVAAAATSSAPTTAENNNNSTRVVSSTCTTNNKSMQTKIENNHVAFQQNNDEHDQLLPPTDELAWFTSDHQILENNLLFSNLNDLDMEKIFPMREEDDSLFADLEELPECSVVFRRAAGVVAVEECNLPPPTWCGATG; encoded by the exons ATGGAAGGCAGCTTAAGTGAATTGTACGGAAATGTGAAGtatgatatggatatggatatggaaaTCACGTCGGACAACAGTGGAGATAACTCTCCGTTTTCTACCACCTTCAGCGCCTGCGCCTCCATATCCTCTCCAAAGAGAAG ACGAGCTATACAGAAAAAGGTGGTGACGTTTCCACTCAAAGAAGTCCAAGGATCTCGATTCAAAGGCGAGTGTACTCCTCCATCCGATTCATGGGCTTGGAGGAAGTATGGTCAAAAGCCAATCAAGGGTTCACCTTATCCTAG AGGATATTACAGATGTAGCAGCTCAAAGGGATGTCCAGCTAGGAAGCAAGTAGAAAAAAGCCGTGCAGATCCAAACACATTAGTAGTCACGTACTCATACGACCACAACCATCCTTGGCCTATATCGCGTAACCACCACCAAAACCGCCACAACAACGTTGTTGCTGCAGCCGCCACCTCTTCAGCTCCTACCACCGCCGAAAACAACAACAACTCAACAAGGGTCGTCTCCTCCACATGTACTACTAACAACAAATCAATGCAAACCAAAATAGAAAACAACCATGTTGCGTTCCAACAAAATAATGATGAGCACGACCAGTTGCTCCCTCCAACAGACGAGCTAGCGTGGTTTACCTCCGACCATCAAATCCTCGAAAACAACTTGTTATTTAGTAACTTGAACGATCTAGACATGGAGAAAATCTTTCCAATGAGGGAGGAGGATGACTCCCTTTTCGCTGACCTAGAGGAGCTCCCGGAATGTTCAGTGGTTTTCCGGAGGGCGGCTGGGGTGGTGGCTGTAGAAGAGTGTAACTTGCCACCACCAACATGGTGTGGGGCCACCGGTTGA
- the LOC110782581 gene encoding probable WRKY transcription factor 65 isoform X1, translated as MEGSLSELYGNVKYDMDMDMEITSDNSGDNSPFSTTFSACASISSPKRSRRAIQKKVVTFPLKEVQGSRFKGECTPPSDSWAWRKYGQKPIKGSPYPRGYYRCSSSKGCPARKQVEKSRADPNTLVVTYSYDHNHPWPISRNHHQNRHNNVVAAAATSSAPTTAENNNNSTRVVSSTCTTNNKSMQTKIENNHVAFQQNNDEHDQLLPPTDELAWFTSDHQILENNLLFSNLNDLDMEKIFPMREEDDSLFADLEELPECSVVFRRAAGVVAVEECNLPPPTWCGATG; from the exons ATGGAAGGCAGCTTAAGTGAATTGTACGGAAATGTGAAGtatgatatggatatggatatggaaaTCACGTCGGACAACAGTGGAGATAACTCTCCGTTTTCTACCACCTTCAGCGCCTGCGCCTCCATATCCTCTCCAAAGAGAAG CAGACGAGCTATACAGAAAAAGGTGGTGACGTTTCCACTCAAAGAAGTCCAAGGATCTCGATTCAAAGGCGAGTGTACTCCTCCATCCGATTCATGGGCTTGGAGGAAGTATGGTCAAAAGCCAATCAAGGGTTCACCTTATCCTAG AGGATATTACAGATGTAGCAGCTCAAAGGGATGTCCAGCTAGGAAGCAAGTAGAAAAAAGCCGTGCAGATCCAAACACATTAGTAGTCACGTACTCATACGACCACAACCATCCTTGGCCTATATCGCGTAACCACCACCAAAACCGCCACAACAACGTTGTTGCTGCAGCCGCCACCTCTTCAGCTCCTACCACCGCCGAAAACAACAACAACTCAACAAGGGTCGTCTCCTCCACATGTACTACTAACAACAAATCAATGCAAACCAAAATAGAAAACAACCATGTTGCGTTCCAACAAAATAATGATGAGCACGACCAGTTGCTCCCTCCAACAGACGAGCTAGCGTGGTTTACCTCCGACCATCAAATCCTCGAAAACAACTTGTTATTTAGTAACTTGAACGATCTAGACATGGAGAAAATCTTTCCAATGAGGGAGGAGGATGACTCCCTTTTCGCTGACCTAGAGGAGCTCCCGGAATGTTCAGTGGTTTTCCGGAGGGCGGCTGGGGTGGTGGCTGTAGAAGAGTGTAACTTGCCACCACCAACATGGTGTGGGGCCACCGGTTGA
- the LOC110782624 gene encoding protein FAR1-RELATED SEQUENCE 5: MENQVLNFDIELGPGTTISDDAIEIDLPETPFPLFSAIEGELVELEPYDGMEFESEEAAKAFYNSYARRIGFSTRVSSSRRSRKDGAIIQRSFVCAKEGFRNLNEKRTKDREIKRPRMITRVGCKAILSVKIQDSGKWVVIGFCKEHNHELVPPDQVHCLRSHRQISGPAKTLIDTLQAAGLGPRRIMSALIKEYGGISKVGFTEVDCRNYMRNNKQRSMEGDFQLLIEYLKQMEMKSSEFYFAVQGDGDHHCSTSTGNVFWADGRARMNYNYFGDTVTFDTTFRSNRYRLPFAPFTGVNHHGQPVLFGCAFLINESESSLVWLFNTWLDAMSGKHPLSITTDYDATIRSAIMQVFPDTRHRFCKWHMFKKCQEKLSHVLLEAPGFEGDFHKCVNLPESVDEFECCWLSVLDRYNLRDNEWIQSIYSARRQWVPVYLRDAFFAEMSITQRSDSMNSYFDGYVNASTNLSQFFKLYEKALESRNEKEVKADFETMSSPPVLKTPSPMEKQASGLYTTKIFMRFQEELVGTLTFTATKADDDGEVLTYQVAKYGDDRKVFRVRFNVLEMIATCSCQMFEFSGLLCRHVLAVFRVTNILTLPSLYILKRWTKTAKSSVILDNPHGSTVTSYLESHTVRYNSLRHAAFKFVDEGASSSETYDVAMAALQEAAEKVAQALKNVQRSSLANGLIKDSTRERGLRDKVSHANDVSLSEQVSEDFMDQKIRELSKELESASRKCEVYRANLLSVLKDIEDHKQQLAVKVHNVKISLKDSI, encoded by the exons ATGGAAAACCAGGTCTTAAATTTCGATATAGAATTAGGACCTGGGACCACAATCTCCGACGACGCCATTGAAATCGACCTCCCAGAAACCCCATTTCCTCTATTCTCCGCCATTGAAGGCGAATTGGTAGAGCTGGAACCCTACGACGGTATGGAGTTTGAGTCCGAGGAAGCcgcaaaagccttttacaaCTCGTACGCGCGTCGAATCGGTTTCAGCACCCGAGTCAGTTCGTCGCGGCGTTCGCGTAAAGACGGCGCAATTATTCAACGCTCCTTCGTTTGCGCGAAAGAAGGGTTTCGTAATTTGAACGAAAAGCGGACGAAGGACAGGGAGATTAAGCGTCCTAGGATGATTACAAGAGTTGGGTGTAAAGCAATTTTGTCTGTAAAAATCCAGGATTCTGGGAAATGGGTTGTGATTGGTTTTTGTAAGGAGCATAATCATGAGCTTGTACCTCCTGATCAAGTGCATTGCCTCCGATCGCATAGACAAATTTCTGGGCCGGCAAAAACGCTGATTGATACGTTGCAGGCTGCTGGGTTGGGGCCAAGGAGGATAATGTCCGCGTTGATTAAGGAGTATGGTGGGATTAGTAAAGTGGGGTTTACTGAAGTTGATTGTAGGAATTATATGAGGAATAATAAGCAGAGGTCTATGGAGGGTGACTTTCAGCTTCTAATTGAGTATTTGAAGCAAATGGAGATGAAAAGTTCGGAGTTTTATTTCGCGGTACAAGGGGATGGTGATCATCATTGTTCTACTTCCACAGGTAATGTTTTCTGGGCTGATGGTAGAGCTAGGAtgaattataattattttggtgatactgttacttttgataCTACATTTAGGTCTAATAGATATAGATTGCCTTTCGCGCCTTTTACTGGGGTTAATCATCATGGACAACCTGTGTTGTTTGGGTGTGCTTTTTTGATCAATGAGTCCGAATCGTCTCTTGTTTGGCTGTTTAATACATGGTTGGATGCTATGTCGGGGAAGCATCCGTTGTCCATAACTACTGATTATGATGCCACTATTAGGTCTGCTATTATGCAGGTTTTTCCGGATACACGACACCGGTTTTGCAAATGGCATATGTTTAAGAAGTGCCAGGAGAAATTGTCTCATGTTCTTCTTGAGGCTCCGGGTTTTGAGGGGGATTTTCACAAGTGTGTTAACTTGCCTGAGTCGGTTGATGAGTTTGAGTGTTGTTGGTTGTCAGTTTTGGATAGGTATAATCTCAGGGATAATGAGTGGATTCAGTCGATTTACTCTGCTCGGAGGCAGTGGGTTCCAGTGTATTTACGAGATGCATTCTTTGCTGAGATGTCAATTACACAACGTAGTGACAGTATGAACTCGTACTTTGATGGTTATGTGAACGCCTCCACCAATCTTAGTCAGTTTTTTAAGTTGTATGAAAAGGCTCTAGAGAGTCGAAATGAAAAAGAAGTTAAAGCTGATTTTGAGACTATGAGTAGTCCTCCTGTTCTTAAGACCCCATCTCCGATGGAGAAACAGGCCTCAGGACTTTACACTACAAAAATATTTATGAGGTTTCAAGAAGAGTTGGTAGGGACTTTGACTTTTACAGCAACAAAGGCAGATGATGATGGGGAGGTTCTGACTTATCAAGTAGCAAAATATGGGGATGATCGTAAGGTGTTCCGTGTCAGATTTAATGTTTTAGAGATGATAGCAACTTGTAGTTGCCAGATGTTTGAGTTCTCCGGACTTCTTTGCAGACATGTATTGGCAGTGTTTAGAGTGACTAATATTCTTACTTTGCCCTCTCTTTACATTTTGAAGAGATGGACAAAGACTGCGAAGAGTAGTGTTATATTGGATAATCCACATGGAAGTACTGTGACTAGTTATCTAGAGTCGCATACAGTCCGCTACAATTCCCTACGTCATGCAGCTTTCAAATTTGTTGATGAAGGGGCTAGTAGTTCAGAGACATATGATGTTGCAATGGCTGCTTTGCAAGAGGCAGCAGAAAAGGTCGCCCAGGCTTTAAAGAATGTACAAAGAAGTTCCTTGGCAAATGGGCTTATTAAGGACTCAACAAGAGAAAGAGGCTTAAGGGATAAAGTCAGCCATGCCAATGATGTGAGCCTCAGTGAGCAAGTGTCTGAG GATTTCATGGACCAGAAAATCAGAGAACTTAGTAAGGAGCTAGAATCAGCTAGCCGAAAGTGTGAAGTTTATCGAGCCAACTTGCTTTCGGTTTTGAAAGACATTGAGGATCATAAACAACAACTAGCAGTGAAAGTTCATAATGTGAAGATTAGCCTCAAAGATTCCATTTAA